DNA from Thermococcus sp. M39:
CTCAGTAACTATCGTGAGCGTTGCTTCTGGATAAAGTTCAGGATCTTCCGCGACGACTTGAACAATGTTAATACCCCTTTCTGCAATCTTTGACGCAACTTTTGCAAGCATTCCGACGGCTCTTGGTTCTGCCTCAATTTCAATTACACTACAGCCAAGATGCCTACCGGCATACTTCAGGTGAGGTGTCGGCTCAAGCCTCGTGAATATTTCCCTAAGCTCGGGTATTTTTAAGATCATTGTGGCCGTTTCCTTGACAACCCTTCTGTCAATGCCCAAGGCCTCAGATATCTTAGTGTAGGGCACTTCAATGTCCCCACACTTTATCCTCGCATCTTCTGTTACTTTAAGCCCATACCTGAGAAGGAGCTTCACTATCTTTTTCCTAACAGGATACTCATCAAAGTAGTGCT
Protein-coding regions in this window:
- a CDS encoding ACT domain-containing protein — protein: MWARIEHYFDEYPVRKKIVKLLLRYGLKVTEDARIKCGDIEVPYTKISEALGIDRRVVKETATMILKIPELREIFTRLEPTPHLKYAGRHLGCSVIEIEAEPRAVGMLAKVASKIAERGINIVQVVAEDPELYPEATLTIVTEGSIPGDLINELSKLEGVKKISIY